The following are encoded together in the Bradymonas sediminis genome:
- a CDS encoding YihY/virulence factor BrkB family protein has translation MTTWRSRAKVTAGRLWRFIWRVVAAFMDNQGVLLAGSLAYNSLLSVIPLISVLVMALSYFVEQDLLLATISAELFLIMPSQADQITAAIATLLANRSVIGGVGILVLLFFSSIAFRMLEVAIANIFHVPDHVESRSFWMSALIPYVYMVVIGLGIVVLTTLTAILESVSSTRYIFLGYDFSLESLPGILLYVSGFVGMAALFTSIYKVLPVINTNVKRAVIGGVCAAILWEIVRRILFWYFASISLVNVIYGSLATVIVVLLSLEIGAVILLLGAQLIAELEHSAEHGYPWYIDPENPHPEYQEPEQLSLPTGGEAE, from the coding sequence GTGACCACATGGCGTTCCAGAGCGAAGGTTACTGCTGGGCGCCTCTGGCGTTTTATTTGGCGCGTGGTCGCCGCATTTATGGACAACCAGGGCGTCCTGCTCGCCGGAAGTCTCGCCTATAATAGCCTCCTGTCGGTCATCCCCCTCATCTCGGTCCTGGTGATGGCCCTGTCGTATTTCGTCGAGCAAGACCTCTTGCTCGCCACGATTTCGGCGGAGCTCTTCCTGATCATGCCAAGTCAGGCCGACCAGATAACCGCCGCGATTGCCACGCTGCTGGCCAACCGTTCGGTCATCGGCGGCGTGGGCATTTTGGTGCTGCTCTTCTTTAGCTCGATTGCGTTTCGCATGTTGGAAGTCGCGATCGCTAATATCTTCCATGTGCCCGACCACGTGGAGTCGCGCAGCTTTTGGATGTCGGCGCTTATCCCCTATGTCTATATGGTGGTGATTGGGCTGGGCATCGTGGTGCTGACCACGTTGACCGCGATTCTGGAGTCGGTCAGCAGCACCCGCTATATCTTTTTGGGCTATGACTTCTCGCTGGAGAGCCTCCCCGGCATCCTCTTATATGTCTCGGGTTTTGTGGGGATGGCCGCGCTGTTTACCTCGATCTACAAGGTCCTGCCGGTCATCAATACCAACGTGAAGCGGGCGGTGATTGGCGGGGTGTGCGCGGCGATTTTGTGGGAGATTGTCCGGCGGATACTCTTCTGGTATTTCGCGTCCATCTCGCTGGTGAACGTGATCTACGGGTCGCTGGCGACCGTGATCGTGGTGCTATTAAGTTTGGAGATTGGAGCGGTGATTTTGCTGCTCGGCGCGCAGCTTATTGCTGAATTGGAGCATAGCGCGGAGCATGGGTATCCCTGGTATATCGACCCGGAGAACCCGCATCCCGAGTATCAGGAACCCGAGCAACTCTCCCTGCCGACCGGCGGCGAGGCGGAGTGA
- a CDS encoding CBS domain-containing protein translates to MNSMVGDLLNRKGRFVHSIDPGATVFDAISKMVDLSIGSLLVVDNTQALAGIITSTDYLKKVALQGRSSRTSFVIEIMNPDLVFINERFSIPRCLYLMTEHRVHYLPVLEDGELSGIISIGDCAREIAYDHDVTVQYFTDLIERRYPV, encoded by the coding sequence ATGAATAGCATGGTGGGAGATTTACTCAATCGTAAGGGGCGCTTCGTCCACAGCATCGACCCCGGCGCGACGGTATTCGACGCGATCTCAAAGATGGTCGACCTGTCCATCGGGTCGCTGCTGGTGGTCGACAACACGCAAGCCCTCGCCGGCATCATCACCTCGACTGATTACCTCAAAAAAGTCGCGCTCCAGGGGCGCTCCTCGCGCACCAGCTTCGTCATCGAGATCATGAACCCGGATCTGGTGTTCATCAACGAGCGCTTCAGCATCCCGCGCTGCCTCTATTTAATGACCGAGCACCGCGTCCATTACCTGCCGGTGCTCGAGGACGGGGAACTCAGCGGCATCATCTCCATCGGCGACTGCGCCCGCGAGATCGCCTACGACCACGACGTGACCGTGCAATATTTCACCGACCTGATTGAGCGCCGCTACCCCGTTTAG
- the infC gene encoding translation initiation factor IF-3: MVRRNSRSSKGGGSDSFRVNNSIRAREVRLIDPDGEQLGILSVEDAREKAEALDLDLVEVAPKAQPPVCKIMDYGKFKYQLSKKQKKATDNVSLKTLRMRPKTDTHDLETKLNRAAKFLQKGNQVKFVMQMRGRERQFSNHWVEHLEEIIEQLREQIDRDIKVVSAPESQGWQITAVIEPA; the protein is encoded by the coding sequence ATCGTAAGGAGAAATAGCAGAAGTTCTAAGGGTGGCGGCAGTGATTCGTTTCGAGTCAATAACTCGATCCGTGCCAGAGAAGTCCGCCTCATCGATCCGGATGGCGAGCAATTGGGCATTTTGAGCGTCGAGGATGCGCGCGAGAAAGCCGAAGCGCTGGACCTGGACCTCGTGGAAGTGGCCCCCAAGGCGCAGCCGCCCGTGTGCAAAATCATGGACTACGGTAAATTCAAATACCAATTGTCCAAAAAACAGAAAAAGGCGACCGATAACGTCTCCTTGAAGACCCTGCGGATGCGGCCCAAGACCGACACCCACGACCTCGAAACCAAGCTCAATCGCGCGGCGAAATTTCTGCAGAAAGGAAATCAAGTCAAATTCGTGATGCAGATGCGTGGTCGCGAGCGTCAGTTCAGCAACCATTGGGTGGAGCATCTTGAGGAGATCATCGAGCAATTGCGCGAGCAGATTGACCGCGACATCAAGGTCGTGAGCGCGCCGGAGAGTCAGGGCTGGCAGATCACGGCTGTGATCGAGCCCGCCTGA
- a CDS encoding cytochrome-c peroxidase has translation MPFYAPQRILISGLLLLSIALLSGCKSRAEAPTDAASASVSTQFSAREMQLIAGLTPLGPPPGDETNAYVDDPRAAQLGQFLFFDTRLSANQEVSCATCHQPSHGFSAPTRLGDGLGKTPRHTPSLLNTAYHPWFDWDGRVDSIWAQAFGPLESPVEMGFSRTQLAHLMAEDAELRQAYEALFGAMPDLSDSARFPDVAHPTPETPDAPAHIAWQKMQPEDQDTVNRIASNTTKAIAAYVTRLVQGDAPFDRFVAQLNAQGESTTDEEILSPEAQRGLKLFVGKAGCIRCHVGPNFSDDSFHNLGLGPRDWLEPANPGRYKGVQQIKQNIFNSAGVYSDSRDGKKSKWLYYLHQTSEDHGQFKTPTLRNIALTPPYMHGGHFETLKEVVHFYSLLNEQVQIGHREDMLIPLGLTDAEEDDVVAFLKSLTGEPLAPELMHPPATPVATSAATNPQD, from the coding sequence ATGCCGTTCTATGCACCTCAGAGAATCCTGATAAGCGGGCTATTGCTGCTCAGCATCGCCCTCTTATCGGGGTGCAAATCACGCGCCGAGGCGCCGACCGACGCCGCGTCGGCGTCGGTGTCGACGCAATTTAGCGCGCGTGAAATGCAACTTATCGCCGGCCTGACGCCGCTGGGGCCGCCGCCTGGCGACGAGACAAACGCCTACGTCGACGACCCGCGCGCGGCCCAACTGGGGCAATTTCTCTTCTTCGACACCCGCCTGTCGGCCAATCAGGAGGTCAGCTGCGCCACGTGTCATCAACCCTCCCACGGGTTCAGCGCGCCGACGCGCCTAGGCGACGGGCTGGGCAAGACGCCGCGGCACACGCCCAGTCTCCTGAACACCGCGTATCACCCCTGGTTTGACTGGGACGGGCGGGTCGACAGCATCTGGGCGCAGGCGTTTGGCCCACTGGAGAGCCCGGTCGAGATGGGGTTTTCGCGCACGCAACTGGCGCATCTGATGGCCGAGGACGCGGAGCTTCGACAGGCCTATGAGGCACTCTTCGGCGCGATGCCCGACCTGTCTGACTCCGCGCGATTCCCCGACGTCGCCCACCCCACCCCGGAGACCCCGGACGCCCCGGCCCATATCGCCTGGCAGAAGATGCAGCCCGAGGACCAGGACACCGTCAATCGCATCGCGAGCAACACCACCAAGGCCATCGCGGCCTATGTCACGCGCCTGGTCCAGGGGGACGCGCCCTTTGACCGCTTCGTCGCCCAGCTCAACGCGCAGGGCGAGTCCACCACAGACGAAGAAATCCTGAGCCCCGAGGCCCAACGCGGGCTGAAGCTCTTTGTCGGCAAGGCCGGCTGCATCCGCTGCCATGTGGGCCCAAATTTTAGCGATGATAGCTTCCACAACCTGGGACTAGGCCCGCGCGACTGGCTCGAGCCGGCCAATCCGGGGCGCTATAAGGGGGTGCAGCAGATCAAGCAAAATATCTTCAACTCCGCCGGGGTCTATAGCGATTCGCGCGACGGAAAGAAGTCCAAATGGCTCTATTATTTGCACCAGACCTCCGAGGACCACGGGCAATTTAAAACCCCGACGCTTCGCAATATCGCGCTCACCCCGCCCTATATGCACGGCGGCCATTTTGAGACGCTCAAGGAGGTCGTGCATTTTTACTCGCTGCTCAACGAGCAGGTTCAGATCGGGCATCGCGAAGATATGCTGATTCCGCTGGGGCTCACCGACGCCGAAGAAGACGATGTCGTGGCGTTCCTCAAATCCCTCACCGGCGAGCCGCTTGCGCCGGAGCTGATGCACCCCCCGGCCACGCCCGTGGCGACCTCGGCGGCGACAAACCCTCAGGATTAA
- a CDS encoding CARDB domain-containing protein, whose amino-acid sequence MSVVNCGSCDDAGSGGDINNGGPRDVIGDDVLTSDTNDLDATGSDTTQADGAGVDGAGDDATTCGGLVCGDECCAAGDECVLDQCMAPCAGTRCGDSLGLCCEGGDVCLGGACVMPGEACELTEECNLDEICEPTLGQCVPRSSVNVCEFIPPVGEFSPEIACSWPSGTLTVNPGRDRVVMAPVVANLTDDNGDGLTNTDDTPDLVFLSNDGGCCNKPGTLRIVSGQCNPDGSMQEIASINHVQMIHDGSLAIGDLDGDGVPEIVAIGYNGALGNNNVQNPQGVVALKRVTDDGSDWEVMWRNTEYPTWNVHSRGGAIISLADLDGDGNPEVVVGNVAINGQTGDLLWDGNVTPAAEGVDDSIRRGIGNNAFLGPSSAVGDVNLDGKQEVIAGNTLYAHDGTVLWTFEYTSSGSGCQGPLPCDGFSAIANFDDDPEGEIVIIRQGEVFILEHTGELLWKAKVPQGSCARNESGPPTIADFDGDGRPEIGTAGADYYAVMDMDCDPALNPNGVADNCDPNFPSVLWAKANKDCSSRATASSLFDFEGDGKAEMVYADETTFRIRAGADGALLFEDATHRSNTRIEMPIIADIDNDGNSEIVVPSNSIPSIKVWADVDDNWVRTRRIWNQHGYSVTNVTEDGQIPAQPEPNWSNDRLNNYRQQVQPGGLFDAPDLTVEEIALGQACVGASELDLQIKVANQGALGQSPGVPVRVAVEHEGNVVEIRTLWTTQRLLPGQFEVLTVSWSVPEGWWEDGFNLLAIIDPDEQTNECNEDNNALSVDASTLATTQPGLVVSEVDVDDSACGLTFGLSVSVTLTNNVEDTIAANVPVGLVAVSADGSVDLGEVRTTQPLAPEASETLTFEWRVPPSFTEIDFDIVATVDPDSEVIECSLKDSASGSGFCAPQG is encoded by the coding sequence ATGAGCGTCGTCAATTGCGGCAGCTGTGACGACGCGGGCAGCGGCGGTGATATCAATAATGGCGGTCCCAGGGATGTCATTGGGGACGACGTGTTGACCTCCGACACGAACGACCTGGATGCGACGGGCTCGGACACCACGCAGGCCGACGGCGCGGGCGTGGACGGAGCGGGCGATGATGCCACGACCTGCGGCGGGTTGGTCTGCGGCGATGAGTGCTGCGCGGCGGGTGATGAGTGCGTTCTGGACCAGTGTATGGCGCCGTGTGCGGGCACGCGATGCGGCGACTCGTTGGGGCTGTGCTGCGAGGGCGGGGATGTCTGCCTGGGCGGCGCGTGCGTGATGCCCGGCGAGGCGTGTGAGCTCACCGAGGAGTGTAACCTCGACGAAATCTGCGAGCCGACCCTGGGGCAATGCGTGCCGCGTAGCTCGGTGAACGTCTGCGAGTTTATCCCGCCGGTGGGCGAATTCAGCCCCGAAATTGCCTGCAGTTGGCCCTCCGGGACGCTGACCGTGAACCCGGGGCGCGACCGCGTGGTCATGGCGCCGGTGGTGGCCAACCTGACCGACGACAATGGCGACGGGCTCACCAATACCGACGACACGCCGGACCTGGTGTTTTTGTCCAACGACGGCGGCTGCTGCAATAAGCCCGGTACCCTGCGCATCGTCAGCGGCCAGTGCAACCCCGACGGCTCGATGCAAGAGATCGCCTCGATCAACCACGTCCAGATGATCCACGACGGCTCGTTGGCCATCGGCGACCTCGACGGCGACGGCGTCCCCGAGATCGTCGCGATCGGATATAACGGCGCGCTGGGCAATAATAACGTGCAGAATCCCCAAGGCGTCGTGGCGCTCAAGCGGGTGACCGACGACGGCTCCGATTGGGAGGTGATGTGGCGAAATACAGAATATCCGACCTGGAATGTGCACTCGCGCGGCGGGGCGATCATCAGCCTGGCGGACCTGGACGGGGACGGAAACCCGGAGGTCGTGGTCGGCAACGTGGCGATCAACGGGCAGACCGGTGACCTTCTGTGGGATGGCAACGTGACCCCGGCGGCCGAGGGCGTCGATGACTCGATTCGTCGCGGCATCGGCAATAACGCCTTTTTGGGGCCGTCCTCGGCCGTGGGGGATGTGAACCTCGACGGCAAGCAGGAGGTCATCGCCGGCAACACGCTGTATGCCCACGACGGCACGGTGCTGTGGACCTTCGAGTACACGAGCTCGGGGTCGGGCTGCCAGGGCCCGCTGCCCTGCGACGGGTTCTCGGCCATCGCGAATTTCGACGACGACCCCGAGGGCGAGATCGTCATCATTCGCCAGGGCGAGGTCTTCATCCTTGAGCACACCGGCGAGCTGCTGTGGAAGGCGAAGGTGCCCCAGGGAAGTTGCGCCCGAAACGAGTCGGGACCGCCCACCATCGCGGATTTTGACGGCGACGGGCGCCCCGAGATCGGCACGGCCGGCGCGGATTATTACGCGGTCATGGATATGGACTGCGACCCGGCGCTCAACCCCAACGGGGTCGCCGACAATTGCGACCCGAACTTCCCGAGCGTGCTGTGGGCGAAGGCCAATAAGGATTGCTCGAGCCGCGCGACCGCGTCGAGCCTGTTTGACTTCGAGGGCGACGGCAAGGCCGAGATGGTCTACGCCGACGAGACGACCTTCCGCATCCGCGCGGGCGCCGACGGCGCGCTTCTCTTTGAGGACGCCACGCACCGCAGCAACACGCGTATCGAGATGCCGATCATCGCCGATATCGACAACGACGGAAACTCAGAGATCGTCGTGCCCTCCAACAGCATCCCGTCGATCAAGGTGTGGGCCGACGTCGACGACAACTGGGTGCGCACCCGGCGCATCTGGAATCAGCACGGTTATTCGGTCACCAACGTCACCGAAGACGGCCAGATTCCGGCGCAGCCCGAGCCCAATTGGAGCAACGACCGGCTGAATAATTATCGCCAGCAGGTTCAACCCGGCGGTCTCTTTGACGCGCCGGACCTGACGGTCGAGGAGATCGCGCTCGGCCAGGCCTGCGTCGGGGCGAGCGAGCTCGACCTGCAGATTAAGGTCGCCAATCAAGGCGCCCTGGGGCAGTCCCCGGGCGTGCCGGTGCGCGTGGCGGTGGAGCATGAGGGCAACGTGGTCGAGATCCGAACGCTTTGGACCACCCAGCGCCTCTTGCCGGGGCAATTCGAGGTCTTGACGGTCTCCTGGAGCGTCCCCGAGGGATGGTGGGAGGACGGGTTTAACCTGCTGGCCATTATCGACCCGGATGAGCAGACCAATGAGTGCAACGAGGACAATAACGCGTTGAGCGTCGATGCCTCGACCCTGGCGACCACCCAGCCCGGGTTGGTGGTCTCCGAGGTCGATGTCGATGATTCGGCCTGCGGCCTGACGTTCGGGCTGAGCGTGAGCGTGACGCTCACCAATAACGTTGAAGATACGATTGCGGCGAATGTGCCGGTTGGGTTGGTCGCGGTGTCGGCCGACGGCAGCGTGGATTTGGGCGAGGTGCGCACCACCCAGCCGCTCGCCCCTGAGGCCAGCGAGACCCTGACGTTTGAGTGGCGCGTGCCGCCGAGTTTCACCGAGATCGATTTCGACATCGTCGCCACGGTCGACCCCGACAGTGAGGTGATTGAGTGCTCGCTCAAAGACAGCGCCAGCGGATCGGGCTTCTGCGCGCCTCAGGGCTAG
- a CDS encoding serine/threonine-protein kinase encodes MSNEESSIENARGGSVDAQAPDEVEATRDAAQASESIDLADPEHTSGDTLPLPNDIDGAQIAGASQAAVATALASGSANLEGVVLSERYRVGKCLGVGGMGTVWRAEHTLMKKTVAIKVLHHDIVGRGEAVERFRREAQAAAHIDHPNVCVATDFGEMEQRGFFLVMEYLEGQTLDETLATVDRLPPDRAIHIIDQILSALEQAHQFGVVHRDLKPENIMLVERDGDPDFVKIMDFGIARVPMAEEQDDARLTRVGRVYGTPMYMSPEQASGETGIESRSDLYTVGVMLFEMLTGTLPFIDKSSVKLMAMHLTEPAPSLRKRAPEARLPKSLDRLVLQLMAKDPDDRPATAAEVRAELARIKQGGNTQTWVSVTRDAVADSSVALRRAARPLKPHLRRARAWVKENPQAKKAILGALLVLIICVPLGAVFIFSDSAADNASAQSMEEQENALASERREYIEQIEASALINALAMGDAQGALQKINALISEHGDNPHLHFLSARAHIMDETPQEALAAYQKAIAAEPRYGSVKRVRDDILDQFRGGDDALQELAADILINALPRAETNAALSEMARMGKGASLRRRAKSALEQNGRLAELEPWNRASIELRFANGCTEHRDAIEKIVAANDPRGLEIIYYYDDRPRRGCGTFKRDDCYGCIRADLEKAIMTLPPAELLPAGDSAEDASSPDSAP; translated from the coding sequence ATGTCAAACGAAGAATCTAGCATCGAAAATGCACGGGGAGGGAGCGTCGACGCCCAGGCGCCCGACGAGGTAGAGGCGACCCGCGACGCGGCGCAGGCCAGCGAGTCTATCGACTTGGCCGACCCGGAGCACACCTCCGGCGACACGCTGCCGCTGCCCAATGATATCGACGGCGCCCAGATCGCCGGGGCCTCCCAGGCGGCCGTTGCCACGGCGTTGGCCAGCGGCAGCGCGAACCTCGAAGGCGTCGTGCTCTCGGAGCGCTATCGGGTGGGCAAATGCCTGGGCGTGGGCGGCATGGGTACGGTCTGGCGCGCAGAGCACACCCTGATGAAAAAGACGGTCGCCATCAAGGTGCTCCACCACGACATCGTCGGGCGCGGCGAGGCCGTCGAGCGCTTTCGGCGCGAGGCCCAGGCCGCCGCGCATATCGACCACCCGAATGTGTGCGTGGCGACCGACTTTGGCGAGATGGAGCAGCGCGGCTTCTTCCTGGTCATGGAATACCTGGAGGGCCAAACCCTCGACGAAACGCTGGCCACCGTCGACCGCCTGCCGCCAGACCGTGCCATCCACATCATCGACCAGATCCTCTCCGCCCTGGAGCAAGCCCATCAATTCGGCGTGGTCCACCGCGACCTCAAGCCCGAAAACATCATGCTGGTCGAGCGCGATGGCGACCCCGATTTTGTCAAAATCATGGACTTCGGCATCGCCCGCGTTCCGATGGCCGAAGAGCAAGATGACGCCCGCCTGACCAGGGTTGGGCGGGTCTACGGCACCCCGATGTATATGTCGCCCGAGCAAGCCTCTGGCGAGACCGGCATTGAGTCGCGCTCCGACCTCTATACCGTCGGGGTCATGCTCTTTGAGATGCTCACCGGCACCCTGCCCTTTATCGACAAGAGCTCGGTCAAGCTGATGGCCATGCACCTCACGGAGCCCGCGCCGTCGCTCAGAAAACGCGCCCCCGAGGCCCGACTGCCTAAGAGCCTCGACCGGCTGGTGCTCCAATTGATGGCCAAAGACCCCGACGACCGCCCCGCCACGGCGGCCGAGGTTCGCGCGGAGTTGGCGCGCATCAAGCAGGGCGGCAACACCCAAACGTGGGTCAGCGTCACCCGCGACGCGGTCGCCGACAGCAGCGTCGCGCTTCGCCGCGCGGCGCGTCCCCTCAAACCGCACCTTCGCCGCGCGCGCGCCTGGGTCAAAGAAAACCCTCAGGCGAAAAAGGCCATCCTCGGCGCCCTGCTCGTCCTAATTATTTGCGTCCCGCTAGGCGCGGTCTTCATCTTCTCCGATAGCGCCGCCGACAATGCCTCGGCGCAATCCATGGAGGAGCAAGAGAACGCCCTGGCCAGCGAGCGCCGCGAATATATCGAGCAAATCGAGGCATCCGCGCTCATCAACGCCCTGGCGATGGGCGACGCCCAGGGCGCGCTGCAGAAGATCAACGCGCTGATAAGCGAGCACGGCGACAATCCGCACCTGCACTTCTTGAGCGCCCGCGCGCATATCATGGACGAGACCCCGCAGGAGGCCCTCGCCGCGTACCAGAAGGCCATCGCCGCCGAGCCGCGCTACGGCAGCGTCAAGCGCGTGCGCGACGACATCCTCGACCAATTCCGCGGCGGCGACGACGCCCTGCAGGAGCTCGCCGCAGACATCCTCATCAACGCGCTGCCGCGCGCCGAAACCAACGCGGCGCTCAGCGAGATGGCGCGCATGGGCAAGGGGGCGTCGCTGCGCCGGCGCGCCAAGAGCGCGCTCGAGCAGAACGGGCGCCTGGCGGAGCTGGAGCCGTGGAACCGCGCCTCCATCGAGCTTCGCTTCGCCAACGGGTGCACCGAGCACCGCGACGCCATCGAGAAAATCGTGGCAGCCAATGACCCCCGCGGCCTTGAAATTATCTATTATTACGACGACCGGCCCCGCAGGGGTTGCGGGACGTTTAAGCGCGACGATTGCTACGGCTGCATACGAGCGGACCTGGAGAAGGCCATCATGACGTTGCCGCCGGCGGAGTTGCTGCCGGCTGGGGACTCAGCCGAAGACGCGTCCTCGCCGGACAGCGCCCCCTGA